The Nitrososphaerota archaeon genome includes a window with the following:
- a CDS encoding AbrB/MazE/SpoVT family DNA-binding domain-containing protein — MAEAIVTVTKKGQATIPKKMRERHGIGRKALVEDTEEGVLLKPLPSPSMERGSLRTLFKGRRSGELMDEVRGEESMYEEKDSRRRAK, encoded by the coding sequence ATGGCCGAAGCGATCGTTACAGTGACGAAGAAGGGGCAGGCCACGATACCCAAGAAGATGCGCGAGAGGCATGGCATCGGCAGAAAGGCACTTGTTGAAGATACCGAAGAAGGAGTCCTGCTGAAGCCTCTTCCTAGCCCCTCGATGGAAAGAGGCTCTCTGCGGACCCTTTTCAAGGGGAGGCGGTCTGGAGAACTTATGGACGAAGTCAGGGGGGAGGAGTCCATGTACGAAGAGAAGGACTCGCGAAGACGAGCGAAGTAG
- a CDS encoding type II toxin-antitoxin system VapC family toxin, with protein MRSIVFDTQALLVLYLGEAGSGEVEAYLESVSEQKVRGYLNIINLTELYYILRRRNGSVAEEKERNLLSFGVRMVPVIHNSPLWKKAAAIKAGNALSLADAFAASTALLHKGTLVTGSDVEFEQVKDLKIERVGGNRKAE; from the coding sequence TTGCGCAGTATTGTATTCGACACTCAAGCCCTGTTAGTCCTGTATCTGGGAGAAGCAGGATCTGGGGAGGTCGAAGCCTATCTGGAGAGTGTCTCAGAACAGAAGGTAAGGGGCTACCTGAACATCATCAACCTCACTGAACTATACTACATTCTGCGGAGAAGGAACGGAAGCGTAGCTGAGGAGAAGGAGAGGAATCTGCTGAGCTTCGGAGTGAGAATGGTACCTGTAATTCACAATTCTCCACTGTGGAAGAAAGCTGCGGCCATTAAAGCCGGAAACGCCCTCTCGCTTGCCGATGCCTTCGCAGCCTCGACAGCACTCCTGCACAAGGGCACGCTCGTAACAGGCAGCGACGTCGAGTTCGAACAGGTAAAGGACCTGAAGATTGAACGTGTAGGCGGCAATAGGAAAGCCGAGTGA